The Exiguobacterium mexicanum genome includes a window with the following:
- a CDS encoding energy-coupling factor transporter ATPase encodes MESQIMVRDIVFRYPGQTEPALNGLSLDVYKGEWLAIVGHNGSGKSTLTKLWNGLLLPQEGEVRVETLDPTDATDVWDVRKRIGVVFQNPDNQFVGATVRDDVAFSLENMGLPRQEMVRRIDDSLARVGLSELADREPHQLSGGQKQRVAIASALAMRPHVLVLDEATSMLDPIGRKEVIETVQQLVSEGMTVVAITHELDEVLFADRIIALSKGKIAMTGTPEDVFQNPEALRAIQLDVPFIVRMQLELKERGIPLDRLMLQHSELVNHLCRLALKK; translated from the coding sequence ATGGAATCTCAAATTATGGTACGCGATATCGTGTTTCGTTACCCGGGACAAACCGAGCCAGCCTTAAACGGGCTGTCACTCGACGTATACAAAGGGGAATGGCTCGCTATCGTTGGCCATAACGGTTCTGGCAAGTCGACTTTGACGAAGTTGTGGAATGGGCTTTTGCTTCCTCAAGAAGGAGAAGTCCGGGTTGAGACACTCGATCCAACGGACGCCACAGACGTGTGGGACGTTCGGAAACGGATCGGTGTCGTCTTCCAAAATCCTGACAACCAGTTTGTCGGGGCGACCGTGCGCGATGATGTGGCATTTTCTCTCGAAAACATGGGACTTCCACGTCAAGAAATGGTTCGTCGAATTGATGACAGTCTAGCGCGCGTTGGATTATCGGAACTAGCGGACCGTGAACCGCATCAGTTATCCGGTGGACAAAAGCAGCGCGTTGCGATCGCTTCGGCACTCGCAATGCGCCCGCATGTCCTCGTGCTCGATGAAGCTACCTCAATGCTCGACCCGATTGGGCGCAAAGAGGTGATTGAAACGGTACAACAGCTCGTCTCAGAAGGGATGACCGTTGTCGCCATTACCCACGAGCTCGACGAAGTGTTGTTTGCCGACCGTATCATTGCATTGTCAAAAGGCAAGATTGCGATGACCGGCACACCCGAAGACGTGTTTCAAAATCCGGAGGCGTTACGAGCCATTCAGCTCGACGTACCGTTTATTGTCCGGATGCAACTCGAACTGAAGGAACGGGGCATACCACTCGATCGTCTGATGCTACAACATTCGGAGTTGGTGAACCATCTATGCCGATTAGCATTGAAGAAGTGA